Proteins from one Pontibacter korlensis genomic window:
- a CDS encoding tyrosine-type recombinase/integrase, with the protein MKRISPMYGSLRGRRAGSTRWKASAMSFELVRGKAGLKAPATPHTLRHSFATHLLEQGTDLRYIQVLLGHRSSKTTEIYTHITTHALDKITSPLDNL; encoded by the coding sequence ATGAAGCGTATAAGCCCAATGTATGGCTCTTTGAGGGGCAGACGGGCGGGCAGTACACGGTGGAAAGCATCCGCAATGTCTTTCGAGCTAGTAAGGGGAAAGGCGGGTTTAAAAGCGCCCGCCACGCCCCATACGCTGCGCCATTCCTTTGCCACCCATTTATTGGAGCAGGGAACAGACTTAAGGTATATCCAGGTGCTGCTGGGGCACCGGAGCAGCAAGACCACCGAAATCTACACCCACATCACCACCCATGCCTTGGATAAAATCACCAGCCCATTGGATAATTTATAG